A single genomic interval of Brevibacillus brevis harbors:
- a CDS encoding ABC transporter permease has translation MKKRYLVVALILLSFVSLFIGVINISPRDLFNLTDDKVQVMLISRIPRLISIIIAGMSMSIVGLIMQQLTRNKFVSPTTAGTEDSVRFGILISLLVFVDAGPWVKLLVAFAFALLGTFIFMKILDKIKFKDSIFIPLVGLMFGNIVGSITTFFAYKHDLMQNMSAWLHGDFSTIMKGNYELLYISIPLVIIAYLYANKFTIAGMGEEFAINLGLNYKQVVNIGLIIVASVTSVVILTVGAIPFLGLIIPNLVTLYLGDNLKKSLGHTALLGAVFVLACDILGRLIIYPYEISIGLMVGVIGSAIFVYLLMRRKAYEQ, from the coding sequence ATGAAAAAGAGATATTTGGTTGTAGCACTTATTTTGCTATCGTTCGTTTCACTTTTTATTGGTGTGATAAATATATCTCCAAGGGACCTGTTCAATCTCACGGATGACAAGGTACAAGTCATGTTGATCAGCCGGATTCCGCGACTCATCAGTATCATTATCGCGGGGATGAGCATGAGTATCGTTGGCCTGATCATGCAGCAGTTGACGCGGAACAAGTTCGTTTCGCCAACGACAGCGGGGACAGAGGATTCCGTTCGATTCGGAATTTTGATTTCCCTTTTGGTATTCGTCGATGCTGGTCCTTGGGTCAAGCTGCTCGTCGCTTTTGCTTTCGCCTTGCTTGGAACATTTATCTTTATGAAGATTCTCGACAAAATCAAGTTCAAGGACTCCATTTTCATTCCGCTAGTGGGCTTGATGTTTGGAAATATCGTCGGTTCGATTACGACGTTTTTCGCTTATAAGCACGACCTGATGCAAAATATGTCTGCCTGGCTGCATGGAGATTTCTCCACGATTATGAAAGGCAACTACGAGCTGTTGTACATAAGCATTCCGCTGGTGATTATCGCCTACTTGTATGCGAACAAGTTCACGATTGCAGGAATGGGTGAAGAGTTCGCCATTAACCTCGGGCTGAACTACAAGCAGGTCGTCAATATCGGCCTGATCATCGTCGCGAGTGTTACTTCGGTTGTTATTCTCACGGTAGGGGCGATCCCGTTTTTGGGACTGATCATTCCCAATCTGGTTACGTTGTACCTGGGGGATAACCTGAAGAAAAGCTTGGGTCATACCGCTTTGCTTGGTGCGGTTTTTGTACTCGCTTGTGATATCCTGGGACGCCTTATCATCTATCCATACGAGATTTCCATCGGCTTGATGGTTGGGGTCATAGGCAGCGCGATCTTCGTGTACTTACTCATGAGAAGAAAGGCATATGAACAATGA
- a CDS encoding DUF4097 family beta strand repeat-containing protein, with amino-acid sequence MKQMKQWIGVGLIAVGISLAGCTISDNVIKIEEEKRQLELPAESIEALNIATDSGDLIVKGDEKATAIHVEADIKTKNVKPEEIIITLEQDGNTATLRSEVNTDIGLNYVDMTLTVIVPAQMPIALTDGSGDIDMTNLTGKLTIEDDSGDIQLTNTNGEVEIRDQSGDIKIKDASALKLIEDDSGDIVMENTGGNVAIHDQSGDMYIKKHKGDITISDQSGNIVIDTVEGNVLIENDGGGDRFVQNVTGSYTSK; translated from the coding sequence ATGAAACAAATGAAACAGTGGATAGGAGTAGGTTTAATCGCTGTAGGAATCAGCTTGGCCGGATGCACGATCAGCGATAACGTGATTAAGATCGAAGAAGAAAAGAGACAGCTTGAATTACCTGCGGAGTCCATCGAGGCGTTGAATATTGCAACGGATTCAGGCGATTTGATCGTCAAAGGTGATGAAAAAGCAACCGCGATTCATGTAGAGGCTGATATCAAAACGAAAAATGTCAAACCCGAAGAAATCATCATTACACTTGAGCAGGATGGAAATACGGCAACTCTACGATCCGAAGTGAACACAGATATCGGTTTAAATTATGTGGATATGACGCTAACGGTAATCGTTCCTGCCCAGATGCCGATAGCCCTTACCGATGGATCAGGGGATATTGACATGACCAATCTAACGGGAAAGCTCACGATTGAGGATGATTCCGGTGATATTCAATTAACGAATACAAACGGAGAGGTAGAGATTCGTGATCAGTCCGGAGACATCAAGATCAAGGACGCGTCGGCCCTCAAACTGATCGAAGACGATTCAGGTGATATCGTCATGGAAAATACCGGTGGAAACGTAGCGATTCACGATCAATCCGGTGATATGTATATCAAGAAGCATAAGGGTGATATTACGATATCGGACCAAAGCGGCAATATTGTCATTGATACAGTCGAAGGAAATGTGCTGATTGAGAATGACGGGGGCGGAGATCGATTCGTTCAAAACGTAACAGGCTCGTACACATCCAAATAA